Part of the Phycodurus eques isolate BA_2022a chromosome 3, UOR_Pequ_1.1, whole genome shotgun sequence genome, aaaacaagaaaaaagtcaaagtcTATTCAAATAACTGCAGCACCCTAAAAGggcatgcacgtgtgtgtgcgcgcgcgcgtgttccCCACGTTCTAATGACAACCATCAAGCTGTATCCAAAGATGCCGACGCCAACCAGCAGGTATGACAACGGAAGTCTGAATTGCAGCACGCCAATGGTTCGCTGATGGTCATAGTATCCATAGAATAAGAAAGAATATTTGCAGTAACCCTGTTGGGGACACACATAAGGAGAAATGAAACAAGGACAAATGTGCGAACGAAGGTAATGGGACACTGGACCTTTacagatacagtacacaaatgaATATATGGTGCTCCTTTTGCAGCTACTACAGCTTCCACTCTCCACAAGATTTTGTGTATTTGGGACAATCTTTGTCCgttcattcacaaaaaaaaaacatttgtgagatGAGAGATGAGAGACTTTGGAACTGAGAGAGGGTCTGGCTCACAATCTCAatttgatggggttgaggtcggGACAGGTTGTTCTCAACCAAGCATAGATTTATGCACTTCGCTTTGTGCGCTGGGCTTCAGTCAGcttggaacaaaaaaataacctcGACCAAATAATTCCCACCTAGATGACAGCGTAGAATTGTCTACAAGGCCCAAGTCCTGATTCATTAATTGGGTGATTAAGAGGTGTgtgccaaaaacacacacaatgaataacGTTGGCATTTTTAGGAATGTATTTGTTGACCACGTCTAAAAGTGGGACGAAGAGAGCAGATCAATTGGACTCAGATCCTCACACCAAAATCGAAGAGCACCGAGAAGTCCATGGCTTTCGCCTGCTCCTCTCGGGGTACCGTTTTCCTGGGAATGGAGTCGGAAGGATGGAAGACCCGTGAGAATCTGACACACGTGATGAAAGTGACCTGAAGTGACCTGCGGGCAGAATGCTTGACTCGTGAACGCAGCCAAAACGTAGCCGCATTGCATCATTTCAAAGAGAATGTCATCATGGGACCGACTTTCGACTTCCTTGATCTTCTTCTCCCAGGGTGCACAGGCCGTTTTAAAGTTTTCAAAGTCGCGTTTGAACTTGATGAATTTCTTGGGAGCAATGTCGAAACGATAATATCGCCAGACCTCAAAGCAGCAATTGTTGTATTGTCGCCGTTTAAACTGAGCAGATTACCTTCGTCGTCATGACTTTCAATGCGTACAGTTTCTTCCCCTTTCCTTTCCCGAGAGCTCCTTCAAACCTTTCAATGAATTCTTGTGCCTCCCGATGGGACGAGCGGAAAATGTCAATCATTCGAATTTTGGGTAAAAGTTTCATGGAGGGAAATAAACAGTTAAAGCGGCAAACGAGCTGTAACGTGCGCAGTCGTCGTCACATGTACAGGACATACGTGATGGTAGGCCTCCATAGAAGCACCGAAAAGTCTTTGCGTGGAACGAATACTTGTTTTCGAAAGTTGGATTCACGTGAGGGCGGGAGTTAAAACGAGGCATTCTTTACTTGAGCAAAACGAGCCTCTTCTTCATACGCCAAGGTTTATTCCTTAATGTGGCAATcagtttcttcttctcctccacgTCTTCCTTCAGGGCTGCCATCTCGCCTTCGGACAGAGATTCTTCGTCAGGgtcagaggaggaagaagagccgCTGAAGGGAGAAAGCAGTCATAGGTTTTTCGCAGCGGAAATGACAGCAACGAAAGACAAATGTAACATCGCAGACACTTGCCGGATCGTTGCAGCTTCGCTTAAGAAATGTAAAAGATCATTTTTGGTGCTTTtctccgttttttttcccccatttttcccttttttgaaTTAGATCAGATCAATTCGGTAGAAATGCGTATAACCGTTTGTGTATAAtacagtcagttttttttttttaccgttaaattgaaaatataataaagCTTGCGCTATTCATTGAAAACAGCAAATCTATGACAACAACTAAATGTTTGTATCCTgccaaaaagtgatttttttttcttgatttttttcccccccttctcaCTCTAAACTTGAACTCAGCCCATACAGCGGTGACTGTACACAATCGGCAGTACTTCGTGCAGGGACGCCGACATCGCTCAGGGAAAGCGgtgaataatgaatgaatgatgaacgGATGATGAAGGGATGACGAACGGATAACAGCAATTCCAGCAGCGACGTTTGACGTGTTGGCAGTTTTCGCTATGACGAGAGGCTTGATGGGCATTTTGGAAAAGATGAAGCATGTCGGCAGGTACTGCAGGTGAGAGAAGCTCTCAGAGAATACTGCACCTGCTCAACTTGCCCCTCTTCTTTTTGTCCTTCTCACCCCCTTTCTCATTCCCTCTTTTTCCTTCGGCATTTCCCTTCTTCTCTTGCTCCTCTTTGTCCTTTTTCGACACCGCCTTCGCTCCCTTTTTCTTCCTCTCGCGGTCCTCTTCACGCTCATCCTCGCTTTCATCCCTCGCTGCTTTCTTCCTGGAAGCTTTGGAGTGTTTGCTTTTCACACTtccgtcgtcatcatcatcatcatcatcatcatcatcatcattctcaTCATCGTCCCGGCACTGAGCTTTCTTCTTTCGTCCTCTCTTCCTCGGCGCCtcgtcctcttcttcctcgtcTCCCTCTTCATTACTGCACCGCTTGGCTTTACGCTGAGGTTTGGCTCTTCTGTTTTTAATTCTTCGCCtggcctcttctaaaaaaaaaaaataaaaataataataataattttaaaaaagtgaaatgcaTTGTCGGTAACTCAAGTTTGGAGTGACATCAGGTAagtgcaacaaaatgttttcaaatacgTCGACTGATTGAAGCATAATGAATGAGACAAACGTTTTGTGTCCAGTTTTTCTCAATTGCTCAAACAGATTTCTTGAAACTTCCACCCATTTTCTCAAATCCCAAGGATTCACCTCCAAACCAACGACTGTATCCTCCTCATGTGTTCAAAACCAAACACTGTGTTCAGATCTTACACACAACTAGTAGAAATATATTCCCCACAGAGAATTCGTTAAGAAACTAATTTGGGACACCGCGTCCGAGGGCTTGTCGTTAACAGGAAAGCATTATTGTAAATGCATCGCGGGGAAAAATATCCAAGTGACTTCTACATTCAGCACTTCATTCCGAGTTAAAGCCACGAAGGATTGGATTCCAAGAATGGTGTTTAGTGTTGTAGCAATTGTGAGAAATGATTCCAAACTTTCAATGTTGACAAATTGTACCTGTTCCGCACGGACACACAACATAAGGCAAACCCGTGCAATGCCATCGAAATTCAACATCCAAGATCCAACACAAAAGGTGCATCAAAAATTCTGTCTTCACATATTTCATAATCTTTCGATTTTTTTtcgattgacactgtcagaaataTATTTATCTAACGGCGTCATACTGACTGgtcaattttattattttggtaaCCTTTTTAACCACACAATGAGGCAAAATGAGCAttcttatctttgtaaaggcagaatttgtctTGCATTCGAGCAAACTCGAGGGCAGTAGACGTGGAAATGAAAAGCAAAACGGACTCACCCTCACTTCCACCGTCGACGACAGCATCCACCTCCATGCCAACtggaacaaataaaaagaatcaATGATCTCTAATGACAGTTGAGCCTTCCAACATGGGAAGTGTTATAATAAATCCCCCAAAACCATTCTCACCGTCTTCAAGATCAATGGTTGCGTCGTTTCTCTTCTTGGGGGCCATCTTGTCTCATTCATTGATTGCGTCTTTGTCCTATTTAGTTATTCCTCTTCGACTGTTTCCGACTGTCTCCTCGCCATCCATGAGCGAGGCCGGGAGCCCGAGTCACCTGCGAAGGTCAAATAAGCACACGCCTACACACACAAACGGGCCACGGTTCGGACCGCTCCTTGACGACCGTCGACGACGCGGAGGCCGTCGGATGACGGGCACCAACCCAGAGGGAGAAAACGGCGTGGGGCGACACTTGAACGGACAATGGCCACGGCAGTCAAAATGGTCCATGATACGGTAAGTCAACGTAACCTTTCGATGGATAACGCAGAACAGCATGCAACAAAATCTGCATGTTGATCACTGGAAAGGGAATTCTTCTTACATTTCAACTTTCAcctaaaatacaaaatggtTGGTCTTTTGCTGTCATtggcctgcaaaaaaaaaaaaaagtcaccaaagCAAATACTTAATAACAGTTCAAGTTGAAGGACAGTTTGGATAATCCTGGGTGGAAAGTCAACATGCTTGGTTTGAAATATTTCATACAATGTAAAAAGTGTTAAATGTTTATCAAAATGGGGATACGTGATTTGATGGAACCTAAACTCTTCCATTTCAAAGTTCTAGATAAAGGAGAGTCGGCGGCATACTTCGCACGTGAATGCATTTTGTTTGGATGGAGCGcctgcaaacttgaggagtaAATGTTGCAGTGACGGAAATGTGATCCGAGCGTGCGGTCAAATGTCAGATGGCTCTTTCTGAATAATGCGGTGAAACAAGAGACGCCAAGCTGCCCTTCACCTTAACCCCGATAAGCAAGCAAGCTGTCGTTCCGGAACTCGTCCTTTGGCTGCACCCGATCGGCGCCGTCCGCCAGTCCTCTCAGTCCGCACACGTGCTATCTGCTCTACTGTACTCatgtcttcctcccacattcgcGGAACTAAATTGCTATTCTAGACAGTGCACGGTTATCAGATCATCTTTGTAGCGTGATGAAGCTCGGCTCAGGAGGCCACGGCCGACGGATTTACACTTAAGGTTTTGGAATTAAATTGGCACGATCGATAGTCGGAGGATGCCGGCACAATGGCTGGGGTGCCAAGAAAAGGCTGCATTATTCAGATAAAAGAGATTAGAACCCGTAATGAGAATTACctttacaataaatgtagaATTATCTGATTTTAAAAGCTCCTGATAATATACAACTGTCTCTAATTTGATAAAATTCTGGAAAAGCATATACAAATTTGCATGTTACAAACGCTGATATTTGTCATGATGACTCCTTTATAATCCGATGTGGTTGTTGGACAAATAAACAATGCTGCTGGTAGAATAGGTGAAGGTTTGAAGAGTTTAGCGATAGGATTCatgcatggggaaaaaaagataagcAATCACAGACAAATAATACATATACTGTCTGCAGCAAAAGGATTGTTACACGTATACAGAATTATGCCAATCTTAATAAACAACATACTCTCATAACCTCTTGGAGTTTTAGTGTTAAAgtacaacattttattatttgaaccTGATTTCAGGAGAACGCcgtaaatgtgaaaatgtgaccAAAAAGACATTTCGTCCTGACAATGGTGTCACACCATTTTTCAGTAcagtgctttttgtttgtttgctagtttgtttgtttgtttgtttgtttgttttagtcagGCTCACTCGCTCAGTGTCTCTGCAGCCCTGGCACCTTGTTCATCTTCTGATCACTGCGCTGTGTGAAACCAGCCCCACTGTTGCTATGGCGAGGACTCCCGGACGCCGGATGTACTCGCTTCTCCGACAGCAGGGGAATTGCGTCCGTTCTTGCCATGATGTGATTTCTGACATCTACCGGGGTTTTCCTTCCCATCTGTAGCGGAGGAATCCTTATTAGACTATCAAATATTGAATTGCAGCCACCTGTCatggatttaaaatgaaaagaaacttCCAGTCTTTGTTTTATCGGCTTAAGCATTTTCTTGTGCTGTATCTCACTTTCATGGTCTTGCAGCAAAGCTTGATTGTTCTTCTGTTTTTCTGCAGCTTTTCCGGCCTCTTCCAAATCCATTGCCGCCTTCAATGCGGCTTGCTTGTTCTTTCGCTTGTTGTCTTCATTTTGCTTGAAGCAGAAAcgcaaaaatccaaataaaaaccATTCGCTTCATACCGTCTGCAACGGGATATTCGATGTGAAATACAATAGCATACAATTCATGAATTAATGACTAAATCTCTGTGGTCCCGATTCAACCCGCGACATGCAGTTGTATACGGGTTATCATTTTGTATACGGGTTATCATTTTGCTGCAACTACCATGCATCTACGACAGTATTTCTGCATATGTGTACTGAAACAAACACTTCAGCAAGCactgaaacaaaaaatgacCCGAGAGGAATTTCCCCATTACACTCTGAAACTCAATGTCAGTGTCCAATAGTGCATGTTAAGGTCAGTGGTGGcagcttgtttttgttgtgggaTTTGGAAtgcaataaatgcattttttttatttatgttattttttatattgctaTAGCTGATtgtgggcaagaggcaggatgcaaaaaataaaataaaatcaggccTGGTCGCCAGAtgaacaaccgttcacactcacatttacattgATGGACGATTTCGACTTTTCAATGAGCCTGAGATAACAAGGATTTGGAATGTGCACGGAAGGAAGCCACTCAAGGAGgaaatacaaactccacacggggcGGCTCGGAGTCAAGAATCGAACCGAGGagctctcaactgtgaggcacacatgCAAACCTTTGCTTCTTTGTGGCTTTTAGATGTGGATTGCAGGAAATAAATGGCCAGCCTATAAGGAGAAGTGATGGATTACTACGGTCACTGGTGAATGCATTTACTGTGCGGCCAATGCCTTTCTACCTACAAAAATCAATATTGcaatgtacacatatatatatatatatatatatatatatatatatatataaaaaagcacCGCGTACGTGTACTCTATGAAGAAGATTTTTTTATCAGTTTTACTCACACCATCAACAACATGAAGGGTAGCACCAGTCTAGGATTTGAGGCATAGCTGAACACTTTTCCAAACCAGGCTGGGAAGTCTAACTCGAGCGTCTCGTGGATGACATCGAACATACGACTCTTGCCACTACGAAGAATGAAGAATGAGAACATGACTGAACCACCCAGGACCCGCGTTTTAAACAGGATGCATTCATTACCTGAATGGTCCACAATCAAAAGACGGCGGGATGGTGACAATGGTGTACATTGCAGGTAGCGTGCACAGGAAGAGGATGACCAGTAGCATGGCCATGTAGAAGTTGTTGGAGCGAGAGGCCTTGAAGACTCTTTCCTGCGGCACGTTACAGCACATGACGGCCCAGCACTGAAGGTACATGGACACGTGCAGTCGGCGGAGATTGAGGGCCGGCAGGCGGGGCACGTAGAAGGCCCCCATCCTAAAAGAAAGCAGCGGGTACGCTGGTTGTGAAGCGGTTACTAAATATTAAAAAGTAATATAGGTAGGATAGAGCAGGATACATTATGCCCCCACCAATAAGTTTGTGTGCGCCCCTGCAGTGtagccttttttgtgtgtcaaacgTTGTTTTTAATCTATCTGCAAATATATTCAAGTCAATAACAGTCAAACAAAGATGAAAAGAATTTTAAAAGAGGAGAAACAgggtggctcatttgcatatgaTATCATCAAAATGGTGTTCAAGTACGGTAAACGCGCAGCTGACGGCGATGCCAAGTGAGCTGACTGCTTTCAAACTTACCGAACATGATAGCATAGTGGAAGAATGCGGTAGGCCTACTGCACTGTTACCTGTATTTCAATTTTGCACTCAATGGTCTTTCAATGTGAACTTTTGGAGTTCACCTGTTCACTTACAGTTcggtgaaagaaaaaaaaaaaactctgtcaGTCCCCTACCATATCATTCCTTGATTGAAGATCAAGCCAAGGACATTCCCACTGACGTCAAACTGAGAGTATGACGGCTTTCGGGAAGTGCAGGGGGGGATATGAATAAAACAGTCTTGTGAGTCAAATTGTCAGGAGGCAGGCAGAAAATCCAGACTTACAAATCCGGCCTCCAAGTCCCAGCACCAGCAGTAGTTGAGAAAACGAACAAGCACGGCACTCAGAAAATCACCGACGAGCAGAGTACCGTAGGTTGTCATGGTGTCCGATATGATGAGCCGCACAAACTCCTGCAAAAGACCACGCTTCGCTCATGTGTAGTAGTACACTACAAAAGGTTTCTTCACAGCCAAGGGAAAATGTCGCCTCGTACGCGGTCAGAATTGGTGGATCAAAAGCATCATCCAAGTTGAAAGGCACCGCGGCCCATGAGCTTGTGCGAACACgagggattattattattgtgcacAGTAGACTGACTAACCTGCCCCGCCATGGTCTCCCAGCAGGGCCCACGGGGAACATCAGCAGGATGAACAGCGGCTACTATTTTCTGACTGCGTTTCCCACCGTGTGATATTAAACTTGACTATTTTTTCCTCTTCCCGCTGAAACACACATACACCCATGAGTTCACAGGTTCTTAAACTTCCTGGCATCTCGTCCATGAGGGCAATGATGAAGGTGTAGAGGTTTCCCAAGAAGAGGGCAAAGATGCGCCCCAGCTGCCACTGCAGGGCGACTCGACGGGTGGTAGTTCTCCAGGGTGCTAATGATGTCAAACAGCATGGGGCAAAACATGCCCAGTAAGGACATGACCACATTtacctttggaggggaaaaaaacaaaacggaacAAACTGTGTGTTTGTTCCAACCAACGATGCCCTCTGGAGGTGAACATCTGCAGTACTGAATCAAACAAATGTTCCACATACATTGCAGATTAAAGGCAACTCACGGAAGGGAAATTCTTTTTGGTATTATTCTTACTGCTTTGATTTTCTAGGATACTTCATTGATGCTGGAgggaaaaccattttttttaaaaagtgcaataCCTGCATCAGAAATTCTGACTTACTCGAATATTATTCCTCAGTTTTGACTGATACTGTAAAATGGTATTAGTGAAGCAACATGGTTATTATTGGGATGTGGTAGCTTGGGTCTGCACTACATTCCTAATTTATAGCATCACTCATGCACTAAAACATTCCGATATTATTAATGGATTAGATATTACTATTGTGCACGTGTAGCTAATGCGGTCATTTAAATCGTGTTACAATCCTTCATTCTCTGTGAAACGCGTTCATTTGTACCTCATTCCTTTCCCACCAGGAATGGCTTTCCAGTCCATCCAGGGCAAACTTTTGAGAGCGCCGCACGACAAAGTAAATGAGGTATCCGCTTCCGGCTAGGCAGCACAAGACCAGGAAGTTGGCCAGCACGCGCAGGAAGCGGGTCAGATGGATGTTGTCGTCCTTACGGCTCTCTTGCTCTTCCAGGACGGCTTCCTGGTGCGGCAGCAGGAGGGATATTCACGCCGTGTTCATCTCTCGTGACAATTCCATTCATGTAAATGTCAACAGCGACACATCTGACCTTAAGGCTGGTGGCGATGGAGGCGAATTTATTATCCGCAGTTTCGGAGTTCCCTCTCAGGAAGTCCCAACTTGTGAACATTTTCCCGCTGAAATGAAAGCTACTACTCAATGTGATGAATCATTACATTGAGTAGTATACTGTATGCACCGTAGGAATAAACTCACGTTCGAATGACCACCGTGTAGCTGTAGGCCACTGTTCCTACGCCAACCAGGAAATAAGACAGAGGCATACGAAACCTGAGCCAGCCAATGGCGCGCTGGTCATTGTAGTAACCATAGAAGAGGACAGAGTACTGCGCGTAACCCTGCCCATGCATGTTTCAATCCATATCGGCAACTATAAAAGGGAAATATTGTGACTCAAAGGTGAACTGACCCCGAAGTCCCACAAGCCGGCAAAGTCCACGGCGCTGCCTTGCTCAGCCCACGGGACCGTCCGTCTTCCTCGAGCTGCTGCCGTAGGGCCGCCCCATT contains:
- the tmc1 gene encoding LOW QUALITY PROTEIN: transmembrane channel-like protein 1 (The sequence of the model RefSeq protein was modified relative to this genomic sequence to represent the inferred CDS: inserted 2 bases in 1 codon; deleted 2 bases in 2 codons), with the translated sequence MQQNRAGDDDRICAMPEEHERKNVDKKKQDAKRGRKKKNHTGETEEESVERSERKEREKRRRGKKTTEGIEEEDEEKTARKKNLQKKKIREKMEEVRENKDENVKRKRKQESAKKEERKDICKREEKMKGQEAEMKKHKKPIETSSAQETSEEDDDEGELRPESLTAEELQELKEQVDDRKALICSLRGKPWAMKNKLSTLRESQEFVENYEGALGEGKGRKFCAYKVMMNKEWMKFQRDFENFKTACIPWEMKIKEIESHFGSSVASYFIFLRWMYGINMILFGLTFGLVMVPEALMGRPYGSSSRKTTVPWAEQGSAVDFAGLWDFGGYAQYSVLFYGYYNDQRAIGWLRFRMPLSYFLVGVGTVAYSYTVVIRTGKMFTSWDFLRGNSETADNKFASIATSLKEAVLEEQESRKDDNIHLTRFLRVLANFLVLCCLAGSGYLIYFVVRRSQKFALDGLESHSWWERNEVNVVMSLLGMFCPMLFDIISTLENYHPRVALQWQLGRIFALFLGNLYTFIIALMDEMPGSLRTCELMGVCVFQREEEKIVKFNITRWETQSENSSXAVHPADVPRGPCWETMAGQEFVRLIISDTMTTYGTLLVGDFLSAVLVRFLNYCWCWDLEAGFPSYSQFDVSGNVLGLIFNQGMIWMGAFYVPRLPALNLRRLHVSMYLQCWAVMCCNVPQERVFKASRSNNFYMAMLLVILFLCTLPAMYTIVTIPPSFDCGPFSGKSRMFDVIHETLELDFPAWFGKVFSYASNPRLVLPFMLLMVLAIYFLQSTSKSHKEAKVCMCASQLRQNEDNKRKNKQAALKAAMDLEEAGKAAEKQKNNQALLQDHENGKENPGRCQKSHHGKNGRNSPAVGEASTSGVRESSP